A section of the Dehalobacter sp. DCM genome encodes:
- a CDS encoding electron transfer flavoprotein subunit alpha/FixB family protein translates to MMTQHDIWIFSDNTCLMAELIAGSSSLTPYTGGRTAVIVAGPETDVAKAAAAGAQMIYWIKAPAEEVMVEDYVPTIAALIQSHKPYGVLLGATRRGKAIAGRLGAILETTVITDAKNFVPEGRKLQIAHRILGGSAIRFEAVASDILLTTVGFGTFEALPPNSEQQCDVIPVEFVAPQWKLKLRERKEKPHSLANLPAAKRVVCPGCGLTKDEDMTVINELAEALSAEIGCTRTLAERINVLTTDQHIGISGVTIKPDLYIGIGVSGQIQHTAGIVDSRVVVAINNDRNAPIFFQSDYGIVGDFHDVVPALLKVLKEKEKQN, encoded by the coding sequence ATGATGACGCAACACGATATTTGGATTTTTTCTGATAACACATGTTTAATGGCGGAACTCATCGCAGGCTCCTCCTCCTTAACGCCGTATACCGGGGGCAGGACAGCCGTAATCGTCGCGGGTCCGGAAACGGATGTGGCGAAAGCGGCAGCAGCAGGGGCCCAGATGATTTATTGGATAAAGGCGCCTGCTGAAGAGGTTATGGTGGAGGATTATGTCCCGACCATCGCTGCCTTGATCCAATCCCACAAGCCTTACGGCGTTTTGCTCGGAGCAACCCGAAGAGGGAAAGCTATTGCCGGCCGCCTCGGTGCCATTCTAGAAACCACGGTAATTACCGATGCTAAAAATTTTGTGCCTGAAGGAAGAAAACTTCAGATCGCACACCGGATTTTAGGCGGCAGTGCCATTCGATTTGAAGCTGTGGCTTCCGATATCCTGCTGACGACGGTTGGTTTCGGCACGTTTGAAGCCTTGCCCCCAAATTCAGAGCAGCAGTGCGACGTCATTCCGGTAGAATTTGTCGCACCGCAATGGAAACTGAAGCTCAGAGAACGCAAAGAAAAACCACATAGCTTAGCGAATTTGCCGGCTGCCAAACGCGTGGTTTGTCCGGGATGCGGTCTGACCAAAGATGAGGATATGACGGTCATCAATGAACTGGCTGAGGCCCTTTCGGCAGAGATTGGCTGTACCCGGACCTTAGCCGAAAGAATCAACGTTCTTACAACCGACCAGCACATCGGTATCTCCGGGGTCACCATCAAACCGGATCTCTATATCGGGATCGGGGTATCCGGACAGATCCAACATACCGCCGGGATTGTGGATTCCCGCGTTGTGGTGGCGATTAATAACGATCGGAATGCGCCAATCTTTTTCCAGTCCGACTATGGCATCGTTGGAGATTTTCATGACGTTGTTCCGGCACTGCTTAAGGTACTCAAGGAAAAGGAAAAACAGAATTAA
- a CDS encoding ferredoxin family protein, translating to MTIRVMSSRDLLSLNKFTIDDGHPHIELDKAICVQCVQKPCLLVCPAELYTRDENGGVFLDTIGCLECGTCRILCPNGGIIHWEYPRGKFGVQYHKG from the coding sequence ATGACGATCCGTGTTATGAGTTCGCGTGATCTATTAAGTCTGAATAAATTTACCATTGATGATGGTCATCCCCATATCGAATTGGATAAGGCCATCTGTGTTCAGTGTGTGCAGAAACCTTGTCTGCTGGTATGTCCCGCAGAATTATATACCCGCGATGAAAACGGCGGTGTTTTTCTGGACACCATCGGCTGTCTGGAATGCGGGACGTGCAGGATTCTATGTCCCAATGGCGGTATCATTCATTGGGAATACCCGAGGGGGAAATTCGGCGTCCAGTATCATAAAGGATAA
- a CDS encoding AraC family transcriptional regulator, giving the protein MESWEKIKAVQRMQEYIDDHLTEPMTLHAMARAAGYSPWHSARLFKEMTGKAPFEYIRTLRLSQAAVTLKDGDRKIIDVAFDFVFDSHEGFTRAFSKEFGITPKSYSQNKETVSLKLFMPDYVRDYYLTKQKGERTMSDHAQLNTVFVQVVERPARKLIFKSGIKATHYFEYCEEVGCAIWEQLSAIKEAIYEPIGMWLPDNLRRPDTSFYAQGVEVPADYAGDIPDGYAIMDLAPCKMMVFQGPPFDDSKFSEAIEEIWEVMKSYNPEIYGFQWADEDGPRFQLAPMGYRGYIEARPVRTSK; this is encoded by the coding sequence ATGGAAAGCTGGGAAAAAATTAAAGCCGTGCAGCGGATGCAGGAGTATATCGACGACCATTTGACCGAACCAATGACGCTGCATGCTATGGCGCGGGCGGCGGGGTATTCCCCCTGGCATTCGGCGAGACTGTTTAAGGAAATGACCGGCAAAGCACCATTTGAATACATCCGGACGTTGCGGTTATCTCAGGCAGCCGTTACGCTGAAGGACGGAGATCGGAAAATCATTGATGTTGCGTTCGACTTCGTCTTCGATTCCCATGAAGGATTCACCCGGGCCTTTTCCAAAGAATTTGGCATCACGCCGAAATCGTACAGTCAGAATAAAGAAACAGTATCCCTTAAGCTTTTTATGCCGGACTATGTCCGCGATTATTACCTGACCAAACAAAAAGGAGAAAGAACTATGTCTGATCATGCTCAGTTAAACACGGTCTTTGTCCAAGTGGTGGAACGTCCCGCCCGTAAACTCATTTTCAAAAGCGGCATCAAAGCAACCCATTATTTTGAATACTGCGAAGAAGTCGGGTGCGCAATCTGGGAACAGCTCTCCGCCATCAAAGAAGCTATCTATGAACCCATTGGGATGTGGCTGCCGGATAATTTGCGCCGGCCGGATACGTCGTTCTATGCCCAAGGGGTTGAGGTGCCGGCGGATTATGCGGGAGATATTCCGGATGGATACGCGATCATGGATCTGGCGCCGTGCAAAATGATGGTTTTTCAGGGTCCGCCATTCGATGATTCGAAATTCAGCGAAGCGATCGAGGAAATCTGGGAAGTCATGAAAAGCTACAATCCGGAAATCTATGGTTTTCAGTGGGCGGACGAGGACGGTCCGCGCTTCCAGCTGGCGCCTATGGGCTACCGCGGGTATATCGAGGCCAGGCCCGTTAGGACATCAAAATAA
- the nagZ gene encoding beta-N-acetylhexosaminidase, whose translation MVLLISMLIILAGCSAAKPGENQSEDKDNGPKPPVQSDTDPIQDQIKTMSLEEKVGQLVMAGIDGYENDDHSKSLIEKYHVGGFILLGQNIRDAGQMLNLVNSLKRTNGVNTIPLFLAIDEEGGRISRVPEEFAKIPSCQTIGQINNSQLSYQIGSIIGEELKSFGLNMNFGPVLDINSNPKNPVIGDRAFGSTADIVTKLGLQTMLGLQAQNIISVVKHFPGHGDTSVDSHVGLPMVENDLTRLNNFELLPFAAAIQNKVDVIMVAHILLPRIDPVNPASFSSAIISEVLRTQMNFDGVVITDDMTMGAIIKNYDIGEAAVKSINAGSDIVLVCHDFDKEEAVIQAMQHAVETGAISMDRLDQSVYRVLKLKQKYNLSDSTVPSVDPDSINEKINALYQSYPALEDKTKK comes from the coding sequence ATGGTCTTACTGATCAGTATGTTGATTATTCTGGCGGGTTGTTCTGCTGCCAAGCCGGGAGAGAATCAAAGCGAGGATAAGGACAATGGGCCAAAGCCGCCGGTTCAAAGCGATACCGACCCGATTCAGGATCAAATCAAGACGATGAGCCTGGAGGAAAAGGTCGGCCAATTAGTTATGGCAGGGATTGACGGATATGAAAACGATGATCATTCGAAAAGCTTGATAGAGAAGTATCACGTGGGAGGCTTTATCCTGCTGGGACAAAACATCCGAGATGCCGGGCAAATGCTGAACCTTGTTAACTCCTTGAAAAGAACCAATGGGGTTAACACAATCCCCTTATTTTTAGCCATAGATGAAGAGGGCGGCAGGATTTCGCGCGTGCCTGAGGAATTCGCAAAAATACCGTCATGCCAAACAATAGGACAGATAAACAACAGCCAGCTGTCTTATCAGATAGGCAGCATCATTGGCGAAGAATTGAAATCCTTTGGTCTGAATATGAACTTCGGACCGGTTTTAGATATCAATAGCAATCCCAAGAATCCCGTGATCGGAGACAGAGCTTTTGGCTCCACTGCCGATATTGTCACGAAATTAGGTCTACAAACCATGCTGGGACTACAAGCGCAAAACATTATCTCTGTCGTTAAACATTTCCCTGGTCATGGTGATACGTCCGTTGATTCCCATGTTGGATTGCCTATGGTAGAAAACGACTTAACAAGGCTGAATAATTTTGAGCTCTTGCCTTTTGCCGCAGCTATTCAAAACAAGGTGGATGTCATCATGGTTGCTCATATCTTATTGCCCCGTATCGATCCGGTTAACCCTGCCTCATTCTCCTCTGCCATTATTTCTGAGGTTCTACGTACCCAGATGAATTTTGATGGTGTGGTAATAACCGATGACATGACGATGGGTGCCATTATCAAGAATTATGATATTGGTGAAGCCGCCGTAAAATCGATTAATGCGGGCAGCGATATTGTTCTCGTATGCCACGACTTTGATAAAGAAGAAGCGGTCATTCAGGCTATGCAGCATGCGGTTGAAACCGGAGCCATTTCCATGGACCGGCTAGACCAAAGTGTGTACAGAGTACTGAAGCTGAAGCAAAAGTATAACCTATCGGATAGTACAGTGCCATCGGTGGATCCAGATAGCATTAATGAGAAGATTAATGCGCTTTATCAGTCATATCCTGCATTGGAGGATAAAACGAAAAAATAA
- a CDS encoding ketopantoate reductase family protein produces the protein MKQQLKYLVIGAGGTGGSMAAYMTEAGKDVTVIARGKHLEAIQRNGLKMETSHKGNYIVRPIKAFTMADYNEQPDVIFNCVKGYSLDETIPFIQKVAHHDTVVIPVLNIYGTGSRMQERLPDLLVTDGCIYIAAEIKEPGTILQKGDIFRVVFGVRQPEEHRPVLQQVAQDLEECGIRAILSENIRRDALQKFSYISPMAACGAYYDIDAGAAQQPGEVRETFIALTREIEALAQAMDIHFTRDIVKTNLAILDNLSPSASTSMQRDLRQGKDSEIDGLLFEVVRLGRQYGVEVPTYTMIAEKFQRFASEC, from the coding sequence ATGAAACAACAGCTGAAATACTTAGTTATCGGAGCCGGAGGTACAGGCGGAAGCATGGCGGCATATATGACAGAAGCCGGTAAGGATGTGACGGTGATTGCCAGAGGAAAACACCTCGAGGCCATTCAAAGAAACGGTCTAAAAATGGAGACGTCGCATAAAGGAAATTACATCGTCAGGCCGATCAAGGCTTTTACGATGGCAGATTACAACGAACAGCCGGATGTCATCTTCAACTGCGTCAAAGGCTATTCTCTGGACGAGACCATCCCTTTTATCCAAAAAGTGGCCCATCACGATACGGTGGTCATTCCGGTGCTCAATATCTATGGCACCGGAAGCAGGATGCAGGAACGTCTGCCGGATTTGTTGGTGACAGACGGCTGTATTTATATTGCCGCGGAGATAAAAGAGCCCGGAACCATCCTACAAAAAGGGGATATATTCCGGGTGGTATTCGGTGTGCGTCAACCAGAGGAGCACCGTCCTGTTCTTCAGCAGGTAGCTCAAGATCTAGAGGAATGCGGTATCCGGGCGATTCTGTCGGAGAATATCCGCCGCGATGCACTGCAAAAATTTTCCTATATATCCCCCATGGCCGCCTGCGGCGCTTATTACGATATTGATGCCGGTGCAGCTCAGCAGCCGGGAGAAGTGCGGGAAACGTTCATTGCACTGACGCGGGAGATTGAGGCCCTGGCCCAGGCGATGGATATCCATTTTACCCGGGACATCGTAAAAACCAACCTGGCGATTCTGGATAATCTTTCACCATCCGCATCCACTTCCATGCAGCGGGATTTAAGGCAGGGTAAAGATTCCGAGATCGACGGTCTCTTGTTTGAAGTGGTCCGCTTGGGCAGACAGTATGGTGTAGAGGTACCTACTTACACGATGATTGCTGAGAAATTTCAGCGATTTGCTTCTGAATGCTAA
- a CDS encoding MFS transporter, which produces MQLINSQIFDNKGETNTLSATIKNSIPFGDKLGYGIGNFSTGVAMQVVGAYLVFYATAVLGLPGSLVGAAVSVSIIWDAITDPLMGYLSDNTRSRIFGRRHLYLIIGALGLALTNFLIWNIRAEFDYMIKFLLICLYILLFKTFMTIYVTPYTALGAEISSDYNERTTIQASKTFFFLVGLAFVSVAGMYLFFQPTEEIAHGQLNPQSYSNMGLCSSIVIILATLICYITTKKYIPILNKQQMCIEKRISFSTLFVSFKSAFSNVSFRLVALCYMFNNIASALLSNIGLHVFTYTFAMHSQEIAFIIGVQFLVSIISQPVWGAIARRMDKKPAMILALIVCMISSILFMVLVFFKAFVAGNPLYFMAYAVTAGFGTGALFTLPLSMVADTIDIDELKTGHRSEGVYYGCLTLYYKIAQAVTLLGVGFMLDLVRFNANLPVQENSTLVFLGLILALGSFISFAFAWISIRNYSLTEESVISIQKQIAEISQQSSCK; this is translated from the coding sequence ATGCAGCTGATTAATAGTCAGATATTTGACAATAAAGGAGAGACCAATACGTTGTCTGCAACCATAAAAAACAGCATTCCGTTTGGTGACAAACTGGGATATGGTATCGGTAATTTCAGCACCGGGGTAGCCATGCAGGTCGTAGGGGCGTATCTGGTCTTTTATGCCACCGCAGTGCTTGGATTGCCCGGCAGCCTCGTGGGTGCTGCTGTAAGCGTCAGTATCATTTGGGATGCGATAACCGACCCTCTTATGGGGTATCTTTCGGACAATACCCGTTCCAGGATATTCGGCAGAAGGCATCTCTATCTGATTATCGGTGCCTTAGGACTAGCCTTAACCAACTTTCTCATTTGGAATATCCGCGCTGAATTTGATTATATGATCAAATTCCTCCTCATCTGTCTGTATATCCTGCTTTTTAAAACGTTTATGACAATATATGTTACCCCTTATACCGCTTTAGGAGCGGAAATATCTTCCGATTACAATGAACGGACCACCATTCAGGCGTCAAAAACATTTTTCTTCCTTGTTGGCTTGGCCTTTGTATCTGTAGCCGGTATGTACCTTTTCTTTCAGCCGACGGAAGAAATCGCACACGGTCAGCTCAATCCGCAATCCTACAGTAATATGGGTCTTTGTTCCTCGATTGTGATTATTCTGGCCACCTTGATCTGTTATATCACGACAAAGAAGTATATCCCGATTCTCAATAAGCAACAAATGTGCATAGAGAAAAGAATTAGCTTCTCAACCCTTTTCGTATCGTTTAAAAGCGCTTTCAGTAACGTATCCTTCCGGTTAGTCGCCTTATGCTATATGTTTAATAATATTGCCTCTGCTCTTCTGAGCAATATCGGCCTGCACGTGTTTACGTATACCTTTGCTATGCACAGTCAGGAAATTGCTTTTATTATCGGCGTTCAGTTTTTGGTCAGTATCATATCCCAGCCTGTTTGGGGGGCTATTGCCAGGAGGATGGACAAAAAGCCTGCGATGATCCTGGCTTTAATTGTCTGCATGATCAGCAGCATCCTGTTTATGGTTTTGGTGTTCTTCAAAGCATTCGTGGCCGGCAACCCCTTATATTTTATGGCCTATGCGGTAACCGCGGGGTTTGGAACCGGCGCTTTGTTTACACTTCCTCTATCGATGGTTGCCGATACCATTGATATTGATGAGCTGAAAACAGGTCACCGATCGGAGGGCGTGTATTACGGGTGCTTGACCCTATACTATAAAATCGCTCAAGCCGTCACACTCCTAGGCGTTGGCTTTATGCTGGATCTTGTGAGATTTAATGCCAATTTGCCTGTTCAGGAAAACTCAACCCTTGTGTTTTTAGGATTGATTCTTGCACTTGGTTCTTTCATCAGCTTTGCTTTTGCCTGGATCAGTATCCGGAACTATTCCCTGACAGAAGAAAGTGTGATTAGCATTCAGAAGCAAATCGCTGAAATTTCTCAGCAATCATCGTGTAAGTAG
- a CDS encoding FAD-dependent oxidoreductase produces MSCEKEPKYAFEVPPAPISDDQIKEVINTEIVVIGCGVAGAAATLSAREANAKVVMLEKSPSWNARGRGNFGFNSRLRPALGDDHPNATKEEIAQRRNEVVKEIMAFSGYRGDQRLANLLVDMSGPCADWLCDIATEQGIEIEARKYPKDIGTGIGSSHKQVVYDLLFHPNGEKTVVEMMVNKIKMLGGVDMRFETPAVQLLRKGQGRVTGVIAKDKEGNYLQFNASKGVILCSGGYEWDPEMMEKYAGLAVYAASISYENHCNTGDGQKMGMWIGALMDEAPNCVLYEDGGGYHLENPLHYGVGVARQPWLGINIFGERTNNEDIVWPLIGISDIMKPGHMKYSVWDEKWRDDAKVEVMGNAHSIYSDFHGTTKEVTEEKIRSGAILSANTLEELARKMQVPYETFKVTVDRYNQCCADGIDYDFGKPKYYLKPIDKPPYYAAKMGAAILVTLGGLKINTKMEVLDSEYKPITGFYAAGNASGNFFFNDYPENIPGLSHTRGFTFGYLAAKNAAATQPE; encoded by the coding sequence TTGAGTTGTGAAAAAGAGCCCAAATACGCATTTGAAGTTCCGCCTGCACCCATTTCCGATGATCAGATCAAAGAAGTTATCAACACGGAAATCGTTGTCATCGGCTGTGGTGTAGCCGGTGCGGCAGCAACGCTCTCAGCCAGAGAAGCCAATGCCAAAGTGGTGATGCTTGAAAAATCGCCGTCCTGGAATGCACGGGGACGCGGCAATTTCGGTTTTAACAGTCGTTTGCGTCCGGCTTTGGGTGATGATCATCCCAACGCGACCAAAGAAGAAATCGCCCAAAGAAGAAACGAAGTCGTTAAAGAAATCATGGCTTTCAGCGGCTATCGCGGTGACCAGCGTTTAGCCAATCTTCTGGTTGACATGAGCGGCCCGTGCGCCGACTGGCTGTGCGATATCGCTACCGAGCAAGGTATTGAGATCGAAGCCCGTAAATATCCGAAGGATATCGGCACCGGCATCGGTAGTTCCCATAAACAGGTCGTTTATGATCTGCTTTTCCATCCGAACGGCGAGAAGACGGTGGTCGAAATGATGGTCAATAAGATCAAAATGCTCGGCGGTGTCGATATGCGCTTTGAAACTCCCGCTGTTCAATTGCTGAGAAAGGGTCAGGGTCGGGTGACCGGCGTCATTGCTAAGGATAAAGAAGGCAATTATCTGCAGTTCAATGCCTCCAAAGGGGTTATCCTCTGTTCCGGCGGTTATGAGTGGGATCCGGAAATGATGGAGAAATATGCCGGTTTGGCCGTTTATGCCGCCAGCATTTCGTATGAAAACCACTGCAATACCGGTGACGGTCAAAAAATGGGAATGTGGATCGGTGCCTTGATGGATGAAGCCCCGAACTGTGTCTTATATGAAGACGGCGGCGGCTACCACCTGGAAAATCCGCTGCATTACGGTGTTGGCGTCGCCCGTCAGCCTTGGCTGGGAATTAACATTTTCGGCGAACGCACCAACAATGAAGACATCGTCTGGCCGTTGATCGGTATTTCGGATATTATGAAGCCGGGCCATATGAAATACTCCGTATGGGATGAGAAATGGCGTGATGACGCTAAGGTTGAAGTCATGGGAAATGCCCATTCCATTTACTCTGATTTCCATGGCACGACCAAAGAAGTCACAGAGGAAAAAATCCGCTCCGGCGCGATTTTATCTGCTAACACGCTGGAAGAACTCGCCCGCAAGATGCAGGTACCGTATGAGACCTTTAAAGTAACCGTTGACCGCTATAACCAATGCTGCGCAGACGGTATAGATTACGACTTCGGCAAGCCAAAATATTACTTGAAGCCCATTGATAAACCGCCTTATTATGCAGCCAAAATGGGCGCGGCAATCCTCGTGACCCTGGGCGGATTGAAAATCAATACCAAGATGGAAGTACTGGACAGTGAATACAAACCGATTACCGGTTTCTATGCAGCCGGCAATGCCTCCGGTAACTTCTTCTTTAACGATTATCCCGAAAATATCCCTGGACTAAGCCATACCCGCGGCTTTACGTTTGGCTATCTGGCAGCCAAAAATGCTGCCGCGACACAACCGGAATAA
- the fixA gene encoding putative electron transfer flavoprotein FixA: protein MNIIVCYKYAPDVEDIEIKADGSVSTEKARWILGEYDLRAVEAAVKLAEKTGGRVIALSVGPQQLNDAYAKKDVLSRGPVELYLVIDGRLTNADTHLTAKVLAAAIRKIGDFDLVLCGEGSSDLYFQQTGLQLGEILGVPTINAISGITLAEGCATCLTVQRHLEDEIEILDIPLPAALSVTSDIAMPRIPTMKETLKAAKKPVTEWNLHALGLAEDTKPRVCFLNTRSAGQMNFKDVIMFPILLMLEMKRSSKYAGRKQILIDGTPEKAAQTLINHLVKEDVL from the coding sequence ATGAATATCATTGTCTGTTATAAATATGCACCAGACGTTGAAGATATAGAAATCAAAGCCGATGGCTCCGTGTCGACAGAAAAAGCGCGATGGATCCTTGGTGAATATGATTTGCGTGCGGTTGAAGCCGCTGTCAAATTGGCAGAGAAAACTGGGGGCAGAGTCATTGCCTTGAGTGTTGGTCCGCAGCAGCTTAACGATGCCTATGCCAAGAAAGATGTCCTTTCCCGTGGCCCAGTCGAACTCTATCTCGTCATTGATGGCAGACTAACCAACGCGGATACCCACCTGACAGCCAAAGTGCTGGCTGCCGCGATTCGCAAGATCGGTGACTTCGATCTCGTGCTTTGCGGTGAAGGATCTTCCGATCTGTATTTTCAGCAAACCGGCCTACAGCTTGGAGAAATACTGGGGGTACCGACGATCAATGCGATCAGCGGGATCACCTTGGCAGAAGGCTGTGCAACCTGCCTCACCGTACAGCGCCATCTCGAAGATGAGATTGAAATCCTGGATATTCCGTTGCCGGCTGCATTGTCTGTTACTTCCGATATTGCCATGCCGAGGATACCTACTATGAAAGAAACCCTGAAGGCAGCTAAAAAACCCGTGACAGAATGGAATCTGCATGCCCTGGGGCTGGCAGAAGACACAAAACCGCGGGTCTGTTTCCTGAATACACGTTCCGCCGGTCAAATGAATTTTAAAGACGTTATCATGTTCCCGATACTTTTGATGCTGGAGATGAAACGTTCTTCAAAATATGCCGGCCGAAAACAGATCCTTATCGACGGCACACCGGAAAAGGCCGCACAGACGTTAATCAATCATTTAGTTAAGGAAGACGTACTTTAA
- a CDS encoding FAD-dependent oxidoreductase, whose protein sequence is MRPDKDFDVIIIGAGPAGSACAYTLAKQGKDVMLIERGDFPGSKNMTGGRIYSYALEQLEPGLTASTDLERCVVHEQVMVMAGGRSIMLDYHDPLFNPENGVPQSYTVLRSKFDRWLANKAESAGVNIVCGIRVDDVIKENGDIIGVIAGDDKMICDLVIAADGVNSLMAQKAGLIGDIRAGSMGLGIKETIELPSEIINQRFNLKENEGTARMILGCTDGIRGGAFLYTNNDSISLGAVYSPEDIQKCGKPAHRLFQELKMHPAIYPLITDGRTVEYAAHLVGEGGYKARIAKPYQNGLLVIGDAAGFVMNMGYTVRGLDLAILSGIAAADAYLSEQDSRKTGPVYVSELEKALLPAMRAVEKYHQVMQNSSLYTEYPQMAVSLMTGIYTVDAPGTASLKTLTKQTLKANHFSWRKAAKAIWTVVKSS, encoded by the coding sequence ATGCGACCTGACAAAGATTTTGATGTCATTATTATAGGAGCCGGACCGGCGGGAAGTGCCTGTGCCTATACCCTGGCCAAACAAGGAAAAGATGTAATGCTGATCGAACGCGGGGATTTCCCCGGGTCCAAAAATATGACCGGCGGCAGGATTTATTCCTATGCCTTGGAACAGCTTGAACCGGGTTTGACAGCGAGCACCGACCTGGAACGGTGTGTCGTTCATGAACAAGTCATGGTGATGGCTGGCGGCAGGTCCATAATGCTGGATTACCACGATCCATTGTTCAATCCGGAGAATGGCGTTCCGCAATCCTATACCGTCCTGCGCAGCAAATTCGATCGCTGGTTGGCAAATAAAGCGGAAAGCGCAGGCGTCAATATTGTCTGCGGTATCCGCGTTGATGATGTAATCAAAGAGAACGGTGACATTATTGGGGTTATCGCCGGAGACGATAAAATGATTTGCGACCTGGTTATCGCCGCGGATGGCGTCAATTCCCTTATGGCCCAAAAAGCCGGTCTTATCGGGGATATCCGCGCCGGAAGCATGGGACTGGGGATCAAAGAAACCATTGAGCTGCCATCAGAGATTATTAATCAGCGTTTTAACCTGAAAGAAAACGAAGGAACTGCCCGGATGATTTTAGGATGTACCGATGGCATCCGGGGCGGAGCATTTCTATATACCAATAACGACAGCATATCCTTGGGAGCGGTTTATTCACCGGAAGACATTCAGAAATGCGGTAAACCGGCACACCGTTTATTTCAGGAACTGAAAATGCATCCGGCAATCTATCCGTTGATTACGGACGGGCGGACAGTGGAATATGCCGCCCATCTCGTTGGGGAAGGTGGCTACAAGGCCAGGATAGCCAAACCCTATCAGAACGGATTGTTGGTCATCGGAGACGCTGCCGGATTCGTCATGAATATGGGGTATACGGTTCGAGGCCTGGATCTGGCCATTCTAAGCGGCATCGCTGCTGCTGACGCCTATCTTTCCGAGCAGGATAGCCGGAAGACAGGGCCTGTTTATGTCAGTGAACTTGAAAAAGCCCTCTTACCGGCAATGAGAGCGGTTGAAAAATATCATCAGGTAATGCAGAACAGCAGTCTGTACACGGAGTATCCGCAAATGGCTGTATCGCTCATGACGGGTATCTATACTGTCGATGCTCCCGGTACGGCAAGTTTGAAAACGTTGACCAAGCAAACATTGAAGGCGAATCACTTTTCCTGGCGTAAGGCGGCCAAGGCAATCTGGACGGTGGTGAAATCATCATGA
- a CDS encoding DUF1836 domain-containing protein: protein MNNYNEAILEELIEELSLPEDILITEIPDLELYMEQLTTFIDNKLESQKDRGQDKVLTKTMINNYTKAGIVMPPVNKKYNKRHIMLLLLIYNLKNILSIKDIKSLFGPVLNNIATPEDDLISLEDIYATFLEVKNIELACFRQGLPEKANRIKAMTASSDKGNKETAELFLIVIMLAAQADAHKKLAEKIIEKYF, encoded by the coding sequence ATGAACAATTACAACGAGGCTATATTGGAAGAATTAATTGAAGAACTATCCTTGCCGGAAGACATCCTAATTACTGAGATTCCTGATCTTGAGCTGTATATGGAACAGCTGACTACTTTTATCGACAACAAGCTGGAAAGCCAAAAGGACCGCGGCCAGGATAAGGTACTCACTAAAACGATGATCAATAACTACACTAAAGCTGGAATTGTGATGCCTCCAGTCAATAAGAAATACAACAAAAGACATATTATGCTTTTGCTGCTCATTTATAATCTGAAAAACATTTTATCGATTAAAGATATTAAAAGCCTTTTCGGACCGGTACTCAACAATATCGCAACCCCGGAAGACGATCTGATTTCGCTGGAGGACATCTATGCGACATTTCTTGAGGTAAAAAATATAGAATTGGCGTGTTTTCGTCAGGGGCTGCCTGAAAAAGCAAATCGGATTAAAGCGATGACGGCTTCTTCAGATAAAGGGAATAAAGAAACTGCCGAACTGTTCCTGATTGTCATCATGCTCGCCGCTCAAGCGGATGCCCATAAAAAATTGGCAGAAAAAATAATTGAGAAGTATTTTTAG